In Herbaspirillum sp. WKF16, one genomic interval encodes:
- a CDS encoding glucan biosynthesis protein G — MLKISPLRSLLLLAAVLAAASAQAQQGFSLEQATARARTLADQPYQKPASNLPPVFSGMQFADYMKIQPRSEKFEWRDQKTPFKLAFYHQGMQFNSPVLIHEIVDGRVQEVGYSTDRFDFGDLHFDKESTSRLGYAGFRVVYPVNRPDKEDEVMSVLGASYFRVIGKGQIYGLSARGLAIDTAMMSGEEFPNFREFWIERPKPGDKQLTFYALLDSPRATGAYRFTLKPGEDSVLDVQARVFLRGEVGRLGVAPLTSMFLFGPNQQSSRRNFRPAIHDSNGLAIHTGSGEWLWRPLNDPQNVEVSSFEVTNPKGFGLLQRGRAFSNFEDLKDRYDLRPSAWIEPRGDWGKGSVQLVEIPTADETNDNIVAYWLPEQRPAKGVPLAFDYRIHWTMDEPAILNNEVGWVKQTFHTDGELTQANLIRAFDGTTALLVDFTGPALGKLPAGAPVQPQVSVSNNGELIDAQLQPNPAINGWRLTLRVKIRNIAQATELRAALVSGAKVLTETWSYQLPPRSDVQRTF, encoded by the coding sequence ATGCTGAAAATTTCCCCCCTGCGCAGCCTGCTGCTGCTGGCGGCCGTCCTGGCGGCGGCATCGGCCCAGGCGCAGCAGGGTTTCTCGCTGGAACAAGCCACCGCCCGCGCCAGGACCCTGGCCGACCAGCCTTACCAGAAGCCGGCGAGCAACCTGCCGCCGGTGTTCTCAGGCATGCAGTTCGCCGACTACATGAAGATCCAGCCCAGGAGCGAGAAGTTCGAATGGCGCGACCAGAAGACGCCCTTCAAGCTGGCCTTCTACCATCAGGGCATGCAATTCAATTCGCCGGTGCTGATCCACGAGATCGTCGACGGCCGTGTGCAGGAGGTGGGCTACAGCACCGACCGCTTCGATTTCGGGGACCTGCATTTCGACAAGGAGAGCACCTCGCGCCTGGGCTATGCGGGCTTCCGCGTGGTCTATCCGGTCAACCGCCCGGACAAGGAAGACGAGGTCATGAGCGTGCTGGGCGCAAGCTACTTCCGCGTGATCGGGAAGGGCCAGATCTATGGCCTCTCGGCGCGCGGCCTGGCGATCGACACGGCGATGATGAGCGGCGAGGAGTTTCCCAATTTCCGCGAGTTCTGGATCGAGCGTCCCAAGCCCGGCGACAAGCAGCTGACCTTCTACGCCCTGCTCGACTCGCCGCGCGCCACCGGCGCCTACAGGTTCACGCTCAAGCCCGGCGAGGATTCCGTGCTGGACGTGCAGGCGCGCGTGTTCCTGCGCGGCGAGGTGGGCCGCCTGGGCGTGGCGCCGCTGACCAGCATGTTCCTGTTCGGCCCCAACCAGCAATCCTCGCGGCGCAACTTCCGCCCGGCCATCCACGACTCCAACGGCCTGGCCATCCACACCGGCAGCGGCGAGTGGCTGTGGCGCCCGCTGAACGATCCGCAGAACGTGGAAGTGAGCTCCTTCGAGGTGACCAATCCCAAGGGCTTCGGCCTGTTGCAGCGCGGCCGCGCGTTCTCCAACTTCGAGGACCTGAAGGATCGCTACGACCTGCGCCCCAGCGCCTGGATCGAACCGCGCGGCGACTGGGGAAAAGGCTCCGTGCAGCTGGTGGAGATTCCTACCGCGGATGAAACCAACGACAACATCGTGGCCTACTGGCTGCCGGAGCAGCGCCCGGCCAAGGGCGTGCCGCTGGCCTTCGACTACCGCATCCACTGGACCATGGACGAGCCCGCGATCCTGAACAATGAAGTGGGCTGGGTCAAGCAGACCTTCCACACCGACGGCGAGCTGACCCAGGCCAACCTGATCCGCGCCTTCGACGGCACCACCGCCCTGCTGGTGGACTTCACCGGCCCGGCGCTGGGCAAGCTGCCGGCCGGCGCGCCGGTGCAGCCGCAGGTAAGCGTATCCAACAACGGCGAACTGATCGACGCCCAGCTGCAGCCCAACCCCGCCA